GGACTGGTAGCCCATCCTGCGGGCGGTGGCCACCACTTCCGAGGCTGCCCGCCGCGTCTGGCGGTAGAGCAACATCGAGTTCTCGATGTAGGCCACTGTCAGGTGCGCCCGCAGACTCAATCCCTCGGGGGTGATGATGTAGCGAAGCTTGCGCCGCTCCGCCCGTTTGACTTTGACGTAGCCCTTGGCGACCAGGCGCTTGAGGTGCCAGTTGACCGTCCCGACGGCGACGTCCAATCGGGTGGCCAGGTCCGCCTGTGTCGTGTCCGGGTCACGCTCGATTTCCTCTAGGATCTTCAGATCCCGAGCCAGTTCTCGTACAGGATCCATGCGCGCTCCGCCCTCTGAACCTAAAATTCAGCAGTTGAATTATAACTTGGGCCCGGCAATCGTCAACTTACCGCTTCGCCGGGAGCTTGGCGGGTCAGGCTAGCTGTCAGGCGCCTGCCCGGTGGACCCGCATCCCCGAATGTCCCACAGCCAGCGGTCCCCGTTGCGGCCGCTGTCGTCGATGGAGCCGACCAGGAGTGGGCAGCCAGATAGGTAGGCCTGCTGTCCAGCCGGCGAGATCTTCTGCCACCAAGATTGGTCCATGTAGACGTAGCTGTAACCGGCGGCAGCGGCAGCCGCCGGGTCCGGATCCCGCACCAATGCCCGCCATTCCTCCAACGGCTGCTTGTCGACCCCGGTGGAATGCGTCAGCCGGCCGAGAAGGACGACGGCCCGCCACAGGTGCGAGTCGAGCACCCAGGCCTCAGGCTCGAGCCTGTCCCAGTGAGCCTCTGCCATTCGGGCGTCAATCAAGGTGAAGTCCTCGGCGATCATCGGGCGCGCCAGGCTGGTCAGGAGCGCACCCAGGGCGAACAGACCGGGAAGAATCAAGCCCACCCCCCATGCCACCGACAGCACCTGGAAGTCTGCCCGTCGGGGACGGCGGTGGGCCAGGGTCCAGAGCGCGGCTGTGCCCAGGATGGCCCATGTGAAGAGGGCGAAGGCCGTCAGTCGGGTGATGTCGCGATCGGACTCATAGCGCAGCAAGAAGGGGAGGACGAACCCGGGCACGGCCCCCAGGGCGATTGAGGCCTCTGCCAGGCGGCCGCGGTTCAGCCATCGGCTGGACCACCAGGTGACCAGCGGCGCGGCCAGAAGGACCAATCCGAGCTCGGCCAGGGCCAGCAACAGCAGCAGCCGGTGGGTGACGAACAGTTCCTGCAGAGTCAGCTCACCCAGTTGAGCTGAGACGAAGGCCGGTGGCAAGCGAAGCGCGAACGGCAGACCTGTGGAACTTGCGCCTCCCCCATCCGATACAAGCCCCAGGCGCACGACTTCGGTGAGCGTGCCGCCTTGCACGAGGGCCAGCACGCCGGCCAGTAGGAATGCCGCCAGGACCACCAGACTGCGGCGCCTCGGCCCCGAGCGGGTCCTGCGTATCCATAGGAGCAGCGCCGCGGCGGCGCTGCCAAGTCCCGCCAGCAGGAAGTCCGTCTCCCAAGCTAGTGCCCAAGCCGCCAACACCAGGCCCAGGCTGATGACCCCGGTCCGGCCACGCGTCCGGCCAGCCACCAGGACAAACAGAAAGAGCATCGCCCTGGACATCCCAATCGCCGAGGAAT
The sequence above is a segment of the Anaerolineales bacterium genome. Coding sequences within it:
- a CDS encoding winged helix-turn-helix transcriptional regulator, with the protein product MDPVRELARDLKILEEIERDPDTTQADLATRLDVAVGTVNWHLKRLVAKGYVKVKRAERRKLRYIITPEGLSLRAHLTVAYIENSMLLYRQTRRAASEVVATARRMGYQSLQVQGDGEIAEVCRLTCLELGMPLAGHSEHGRTAILLVDGRQVTLREPESHTQVGAPAALRAAESEGAA